From a single Opisthocomus hoazin isolate bOpiHoa1 chromosome 6, bOpiHoa1.hap1, whole genome shotgun sequence genomic region:
- the ZNF281 gene encoding zinc finger protein 281, whose product MKLGSGFLGGGGSGSKRAVAMEPTFPPGMVMFNHRLPPVTSFTRAAVHPPAALHPPQCVLPPAAAASSTAAGEPPAPPLPQDMTFKKEPVGAFPSTPSSSQRSPWGFLQSLVSIKQEKPSEQEEEEQRQHHHHYGGLFGGVGEERPPGLGSSGGEGAGQGVIQDLSLLHHLHQHPHRDLLLGGRGEGVPGILGELKHDPQVKKAKRPKPETQGIKAKRKPSASSKPPLVGDAEGTIASPSQKPHVCEHCSAAFRSSYHLRRHVLIHTGERPFQCSQCSMGFIQKYLLQRHEKIHSREKPFGCDQCSMKFIQKYHMERHKRTHSGEKPYKCDTCQQYFSRTDRLLKHRRTCGEAIGKAGAGMESGSSNNMGSLAALSQGNINSSRRKSKTKSISTENKGSKCSSKETESHVTSNVAMPNYAVDIPVVSSSGGLGGTGIEELQKKVPKLVLKKGSRKQADKNYLNFVSPLPDILGQKPLSGKQSGSLGLVANTGVETIGLLQSTVGKPGQISSNYDDAMQFSKKRRYLQTASSNSAFSINVGHMTSQQSVIHSAGVSVMDNEAPLSLIDSASLNSEIKSCHDKSGIPDEVLQSLLDQYSHKSEGQKEDPFSITEQRVDLHTSEHSEMVQEENLSPNSQTVSNDKASMLQEYSKYLQQAFERTTSSTGFAFGPSFQFVSLSSTLHNHTLFQDKQIYTTSPLECGFSQSVTSVLPTALPKPPFGMLLGSQPGFYLSALEATHQQLTPSQELDDLIDPQKNLETSSNYQSTSQKLTGQKEQKNLESSTSFQMPSQELTSQIDPQKDIEPRATYQIENFAQAFGSQFKSGSRVPMTFITNCNGEVDHRVRTSVSDFSGYTNMMSDVSEPCSTRVKTPTSQSYR is encoded by the coding sequence ATGAAACTCGGCAGCGGCTtcctcggcggcggcggcagcggcagcaaGAGGGCGGTGGCCATGGAGCCCACCTTCCCCCCCGGCATGGTGATGTTCAACcaccgcctgcccccggtcaccAGCTTCACCCGGGCGGCCGTGCACCCCCCGGCGGCCCTGCACCCCCCGCAGTGCGTGTTACCTCCGGCCGCCGCCGCTTCCTCCACGGCGGCGGGCGAGCCCCCGGCGCCTCCTCTCCCTCAGGACATGACTTTCAAGAAGGAGCCGGTGGGGGCTTTCCCCTCCACTCCCTCCTCCTCGCAGAGGAGCCCCTGGGGCTTTCTGCAGTCCCTGGTGAGCATCAAGCAGGAGAAGCCCagcgagcaggaggaggaggagcagcggcAGCACCATCACCACTATGGGGGGCTCTTTGGGGGCGTGGGGGAGGAGAGGCCCCCCGGCCTGGGGAGCAGCGGCGGGGAAGGAGCTGGCCAGGGTGTGATTCAGGACCTCAGCCTTCTTCACCACCTGCACCAGCATCCCCACCGAGACCTGTTACTGGGTGGCAGAGGCGAGGGCGTGCCTGGGATCTTGGGTGAGCTAAAGCACGATCCTCAGGTCAAGAAGGCAAAGAGGCCAAAGCCAGAAACTCAGGGAATCAAAGCCAAGCGGAAGCCAAGTGCTTCATCCAAACCCCCCCTGGTGGGAGACGCGGAAGGCACCATTGCGTCCCCCAGTCAGAAACCTCACGTCTGCGAACACTGCAGTGCTGCCTTCAGGAGCTCCTACCACTTGCGCAGGCACGTGCTCATTCACACCGGGGAGAGGCCTTTCCAGTGCAGCCAGTGCAGCATGGGTTTCATCCAGAAGTACTTATTGCAGAGGCACGAGAAGATCCACAGTAGGGAGAagccctttggctgcgaccagtGCAGTATGAAGTTCATCCAGAAGTACCACATGGAAAGACACAAGAGGACGCATAGTGGAGAAAAGCCATACAAATGTGATACTTGTCAGCAGTATTTTTCAAGGACTGATAGACTGTTGAAGCACAGAAGAACGTGTGGTGAAGCCATAGGTAAAGCAGGTGCTGGAATGGAGTCTGGGTCATCAAATAACATGGGTAGCTTGGCTGCATTATCTCAGGGAAATATAAATTCCTCaaggagaaaaagtaaaacaaaaagtaTATCCACTGAAAACAAAGGAAGTAAGTGTAGCAGCAAAGAAACTGAATCTCATGTTACGAGTAATGTGGCTATGCCAAATTATGCAGTTGATATTCCTGTTGTGTCTTCCAGTGGTGGTCTAGGTGGCACGGGCATAGAAGAACTTCAGAAAAAGGTGCCAAAATTGGTCttgaaaaaaggaagcagaaaacaggcaGACAAAAACTACCTTAATTTTGTATCACCACTGCCAGATATTTTGGGGCAAAAACCGCTGTCTGGGAAACAAAGTGGTTCTCTAGGCCTAGTAGCCAATACCGGTGTAGAAACTATTGGCCTTCTCCAAAGTACAGTTGGTAAACCAGGTCAAATAAGTAGCAATTATGATGATGCCatgcagttttcaaagaaaagaagATACCTACAAACTGCAAGCAGTAACAGTGCCTTTTCAATTAATGTCGGACATATGACTTCCCAGCAGTCCGTCATCCACTCTGCAGGTGTTAGTGTTATGGATAACGAAGCTCCATTGTCTCTTATTGATTCAGCATCTTTAAACAGTGAAATAAAGTCTTGCCATGACAAGTCTGGTATTCCTGATGAAGTCTTACAGAGCCTTTTGGACCAGTACTCTCACAAATCAGAAGGCCAGAAAGAAGATCCTTTCAGTATAACTGAACAGCGTGTGGACTTGCACACGTCAGAACATTCAGAGATGGTTCAGGAAGAAAACTTGAGCCCTAACTCTCAAACAGTTTCAAATGATAAAGCAAGCATGTTGCAAGAATACTCCAAATACCTCCAACAAGCCTTTGAAAGAACAACCAGTAGCACTGGTTTTGCTTTTGGACCCAGTTTCCAGTTTGTTAGCTTGTCTTCAACTCTCCATAACCACACTCTGTTTCAAGACAAACAGATATACACTACATCTCCACTTGAGTGTGGCTTCAGCCAATCTGTTACCTCAGTATTGCCAACTGCGTTGCCGAAACCTCCGTTTGGGATGTTGCTTGGATCTCAGCCAGGCTTTTATTTGTCTGCTTTGGAGGCTACGCATCAACAGTTGACTCCTTCTCAAGAGCTGGATGATCTCATTGATCCGCAGAAAAACTTAGAGACTTCGTCTAACTACCAGTCGACATCTCAGAAACTGACTGGccagaaggaacagaaaaactTGGAATCCTCAACGAGCTTTCAGATGCCGTCTCAGGAGTTAACTAGCCAGATAGATCCTCAGAAGGACATAGAGCCTAGAGCAACCTACCAGATCGAGAACTTTGCACAAGCATTTGGTTCTCAGTTTAAGTCGGGCAGCAGGGTGCCAATGACTTTTATCACTAACTGTAACGGAGAAGTGGACCATAGAGTAAGGACTTCAGTATCAGATTTCTCAGGGTATACAAATATGATGTCTGATGTAAGTGAGCCATGTAGTACACGAGTGAAAACCCCAACCAGCCAGAGTTACAGGTAA